The stretch of DNA GGTACTTATGCTGTAGGCTATCAGGTAGTCAATCGAGAGATGGAGAGCGATACAATCTGGCAGCGATTAACAGGCCCCACAGATTATTCAGTCAAGATCGAGTATGTAAGAAAAGTAGATTAAAAATAGTTATTTGGGATAAGCAACGTTCTTCTGAAAATTTTCGGTGTTCCAGCTTTTACTTAAATCCCCTGTTGGCCCATAGACAACAAATATATATAAGACGCCGACGATTAATCCTGCTATCAAACCTATCTTAAGAATTGAGTAATCACGTTTCTCTGGAACTATTTTGTTAGTAGGGAGTGGTTTATGCGGAGTGAAAAATTCTGGTAATGCCGCCTCTAAGGTGATGCGAGCTTTTTTAATGTGCTGATAAGCCTGTTCTTCACTCCCGCCTTGTTCTAAACCAAGTGCAGCATTTTCATAAGATTTGCTCGCGGATTCTAAAAGCTTAGCAATGTGAGCATAGCTTTTTTGGCGATTTGTTGTGTCAGGAGTCATAATGAGGTTGTATTTTTATCTCAATAGCTTGTTGCTAAGGTTCACAGAAAAAATCTGCCTACTATGTACAGAATTATTCCCGCAGCGAATACATAGGCTATAGACTTAAGTAGGGTTTTTTCTATAGTGTTTTCTATAGTTTTTTCCATACCATTTTGTAGACTTTTATTCTGGGCTATTTCCTCAGAAATAATATTTTTAATATTCCAAAGGTCCTTGCGGATGACATTTAAACTCTCATCCAATTTTTGATCTTTTTGCTGTAAGAGCGCGCCGATTATCGAAAGATGTTTATTAACTTCTTTCAGCTCATTAACAACGGATTCATCCAGATTACTCATATTTACCCGACACTAGAGATAATTTATTTACTACATTTTTTAATCCTAACCGATGACATAGGCCTTGGGGTGAAATTAAACATCGATATGATAAATAAGGCTTCATAGTAGGTAATTAATAGAAAAAAGTCGAATTTGCTTAGTGTTTGCGGAGCTCGGTTGCCTTTTTGTGCTTACTTTAAGGGGTCTCAAAAGATATGCTTTATAGTTAGCTAATAATAGCAAATTCAATTTGCAGGATGATCAACTCGATTTCGCCTGAACTATGCCCAAACAACCAATATCTATTGCTGTAAAAATAAAGAAGTTGGTGATGAATTTCACCAAGTGGCTTCTTTATGCATTGATCATCCTCGTTTTAGCATACGCTTCTTTCAAAGTTTGGGAATATAAGGGCGAATATGAGAAAGAAAATGCAGCAAAAATCCTCGCCAAAGAACAAGAAATAGAATTCAATGATTTGAGAAAAAATCTAGCAACCTACGCTCCTTTATTGGTTGGCAGTCCTTCCTCGATATTGACAACGCGGGCGAATGGAAAATTCATTCTTGCTTATATGCTTGGAGCAGACGTTGAGGCATTTCAAAATGCATTTGAAAATAGTGTACCCATCGTTTATGTAGGCAGCCAATTGCTAGGTATAGGGTGTAAAAAGTCAGATTGTGAGGAATCTAGCGCCGCTTTTGTAATTGAGCCCGCCAATGGCAAAGTATATCTAGCCCTTAGAAAAAGTGGGGAGTTGACCTTTTATGGACTAGAGGATAGTAAAACTATCCCTCTAGCTTTTGAGAAGTGGCAAGGCTTCAAGAAAGCAGGAGTGCAATGATGAAGATTGTCATCAGCTTTTTAATCATGTCATTTTGGGTGACAATCGTCCCTGCAAAATCTCCACAGGAATCTCAGTCTCTCAAATCAAATTTACAAAAATCTGAACCAAAGTTAGCAAACGATAAAGACACTATATTGAGTAAAAATACTCAAAGTACCCTGTACTTATTATCAGGCTGGGGAAAGGCGGAAGGGCCTTATGTTTGGTTTACTGTTTCCGCACATTTCAATGAAAATCAAACAGCTCCAAATAGTCAAACTTTCAACTTATTCAGTGCAAGTGGCGCCATCGATTGCAAGGACAACAGTACCTTCTATTATCTAATTTCTTACATGTATTTTGATGCCAAGACCAAAAAGCTTAACGAGATTTACTCTGAGAAAAATAAATCTAATGTCATGAAAATTGAGCCCACTACAACTGAGTCGGATATTAAGAAGATTGTTTGCAACTAAGCTAGACATTCGTTTATCTAGGGTGAGTATTCAGATCCCCCATCTTCTACCGTAACGCTTAGCAATTGACTATAGGGAATTCAAATGGAGGGGGACTATAAAAAGGTGGGTGTTGACAATGCCCTTACGCAAAAAGAAGGCTTGAATGAGAATACTTTGAATGTAAGCAGAGACTATGCTAATGATTCAATTCAAGCAGCTGAGTATTTTTCAAACTTAGTCGCCAGCTTGCAGCAGTTTGTACAGGCAGCAAATCAAAATGATTTATTGAAATATTTTCATGAAGGTAGCAATACAACAGCTGTTCAGCGGCGCATACTGGATCTGATGATTTATGGCGAGGAGTTTGGAGTAGAAACTAGGCATGACCATTTAACTGGCTTATTGGACCGCACTAGTTTTTTAGAAAAACTCAAATTTACTTTATCGAAGACTCTTCAGAAAGATCATTTAACAGCCATAATATTTCTTGATCTTGATGACTTCAAAGCAATCAATGATCAGTATGGCCATAGCACTGGAGATGAGGTGATATCAATTATCGGCAGAAGAATCTCTGCGTCTATTCGTGCACAGGATTTAGCCTGTCGGTGGGGTGGCGATGAGTTCGTTTTGGTGTTACAGGCCATCACAAGCAAAGATTTAGTCAGTCAATTAGCCAATCGATTGCTAGCAGCAATCTCGCAAGCTCTTCAGCTTGAATCTCATGAGTCATTGCAATTAACGCTTAGCGCAAGTGCTGGCATTGCAATCTTGGATGGTATGAATCTCAATTCAATCGACTTGATTGAGAGGGCTGATAAAGCAATGTACCTAGCTAAAAAGGCTGGAAAGAACTGCGTCGAGTTTTACTCTTAGGGATTTATTTTTTTCGAAGATGCACTGCTGGAATGCGCATTCCTTCTCGATATTTAGCTACCGTTCGCCTAGCAATTTCATAGCCTTGATCGCCCAGTAACTTAGCAATTCTGCTGTCAGAAATGGGTTTTACTGCAGGCTCTTCTTGAATAATTCGCTTAATCAGTTCTTGGATTGCTGTCGAAGATATTGTGACGCCTTTATCGGAGTTTAATTGGCTACTAAAAAAGTATTTGAATTCAAAAATACCGAGCGGACAGGATAGATATTTTTGTGTCGTCACTCTCGAAATTGTGGATTCATGCATTTCTAATGTTTCTGCTATTTCACGAAGAACAAGTGGCTTCATTCCAATTGCGCCCATGGAAAAAAATTTTTGTTGATGTTTGACTATTTCATTTGCTACTCTGAGGATCGTATCCTCTCTCTGAGCTATATTTTTGATAAGCCAACTTGCCTCTAGAATTTTTTGCTTTAAGACTCCATCGGCTTTTCCTTGGCCACTCTCTTTGAGTATTTTGGCGTACTCGCCATTGAGTGAGATTCGTGGTCTAGCATTTGGGTTTGATTCGACAATCCATAATTTGTTGATGGATTTGACCACAACATCAGGCAGAATCCATTGGTCGTTTTCGCGGTCGAAGTAAGCGCCGGGATTATGTTGCAAACTGCGGATGAGCTCTACTGCTTTGAGGACTTCCGCCTCAGTTTTGCTGCTTGCTTGTTTGATCTTAAGCCAATCTTTTGAGCCAACCTTACTTAAATGGGTATTGACAATATATTTGGCTAGTTCCCATGCTGATTGATCGGGTGTAGGCTTTTCCAAAATACGATCAATTTGCAGGGAAAGACATTCGGCTAAATTACGTCCACCAATGCCGGGCGGATCTAGTGACTGTAATTTTTT from Polynucleobacter duraquae encodes:
- a CDS encoding surface-adhesin E family protein; this translates as MMKIVISFLIMSFWVTIVPAKSPQESQSLKSNLQKSEPKLANDKDTILSKNTQSTLYLLSGWGKAEGPYVWFTVSAHFNENQTAPNSQTFNLFSASGAIDCKDNSTFYYLISYMYFDAKTKKLNEIYSEKNKSNVMKIEPTTTESDIKKIVCN
- a CDS encoding GGDEF domain-containing protein yields the protein MEGDYKKVGVDNALTQKEGLNENTLNVSRDYANDSIQAAEYFSNLVASLQQFVQAANQNDLLKYFHEGSNTTAVQRRILDLMIYGEEFGVETRHDHLTGLLDRTSFLEKLKFTLSKTLQKDHLTAIIFLDLDDFKAINDQYGHSTGDEVISIIGRRISASIRAQDLACRWGGDEFVLVLQAITSKDLVSQLANRLLAAISQALQLESHESLQLTLSASAGIAILDGMNLNSIDLIERADKAMYLAKKAGKNCVEFYS
- the rpoN gene encoding RNA polymerase factor sigma-54; translation: MAISLNTRVSQQVTLTPQLQQTIRLLQLSNNELEQELAKAAEDNPLLEFEPNPEIEFNVSQSSERVEQTQNSWTSSNRASQDDDDDWAERYERIAHQQTLLEYVEEQIHLLHISPQERLIITYLAGCLDDRGYLIDDLESIHTEIKNELDSQDSNTFHLLESALKKLQSLDPPGIGGRNLAECLSLQIDRILEKPTPDQSAWELAKYIVNTHLSKVGSKDWLKIKQASSKTEAEVLKAVELIRSLQHNPGAYFDRENDQWILPDVVVKSINKLWIVESNPNARPRISLNGEYAKILKESGQGKADGVLKQKILEASWLIKNIAQREDTILRVANEIVKHQQKFFSMGAIGMKPLVLREIAETLEMHESTISRVTTQKYLSCPLGIFEFKYFFSSQLNSDKGVTISSTAIQELIKRIIQEEPAVKPISDSRIAKLLGDQGYEIARRTVAKYREGMRIPAVHLRKK